Within the Astyanax mexicanus isolate ESR-SI-001 chromosome 9, AstMex3_surface, whole genome shotgun sequence genome, the region AAAAGATATATTAATCTTACAAAACAGTGTTTAAtgaaataaatagttttaaatggaGTTAATAATTTTAATTTCCCTCGTAATTAGCATACCTTatgcctgcatcgtttaaatagcaaccaTGCTTATGAATAGGCAGTATTTTgcagatgggcatggtggtcaggtacatttctggtgtaataaacagaatgcaaaataaaataacattgccatTCCTGAGTATTCTTCACAAcgtaaacgagcaggtcagttttttCTCCTGCAAagtgttgaacacgtccaggtagctgcgcccccgaaatagcaatccgccaaagtcaaagcgcacctggctcttacagAGAATGGCAAGtcacacgctgattggtttattgcatgttgcacccaaaacacaccaatgataaATAAAGAGAATTACAACataccttttgtgtgttttgagccgcCCAGTGCacacttttcctgttgttacgatagcaaacacacactgacaagccctaaatcaagctaaacaTTACTTTTAAGGTATTCATtgccttgtttaaaaaaaatcagaattctacaaatgaagtgtgtgtgtgtggaggtattTTGAGCTTGTTAGTGGCAAAAAAAATGGCGATTTCTTTGCCTCCGCAATGCTATGCACATATTGCTAGCATCTTAAGCCTCTTGTTGCTTTTTGTTTTGTAAAGGTTTTGTAAAGACTATGGTTCTGTGTTGATTGTAGCAGATTAAAGCACGATTGGTTGGTTATGTGCTACACTAAGTTTAGTTATGTGCTTCAACCACCAATCTTGACTATATTTGGAGTAGGGAAAACCAAAGGTTTGAACTGAACTGTTGCTTCATAATGGAAAGTCATGGTGATAAATATCCCGATGAGGTTGTGGTTTGCCGAAAGTGAGACAGCAGCTGTGGGTGAACTGTGGACAGTGGGGACAAATGTGAAAACAGACAATAGACCCGTTTAGAGTCTGAAGGGTCTGTGATTGTCATTGTTATTTGATTTAATCACATGTTTGTAAGAGGAGAGATATTGGATGGGACTGGAAGGACAACAGAGGAGCTGCTGAGTGATGAAGCGTTATGGTGGTTGCGTAGTTTTGGAGGAAATCCCCGGTACTGCTACATCCACTGTAAAAAATGGAAGTCTTGCCCTTCATTCGTGGTCAGTTTCTGACTACAGAGTCACTCTGGGCTGCAGATTGCTGGATGGTGAACCCGCTCTTAAACtagcattgacactaatgtgtgtaaaaagtctagctacattactgttcTTGATACACTTTGTGTACTACCATGTGATGGTACATGATCATTGAATAATGGGCAAGTGAGCTACTGAATGAGCAATTCCTATTATGCTTTTCTCTTGTTGTCTTGGACATGGAAACAACCAACAAATCCATGTGTGGAGGAATTGTGGTATAAACATCAAGAAGAACAGTTTGTTGATACACTTCAAACATACAGAAGCCCTGGTGTAATCATACGTGGTGTAATTTTGTACAATGCCAATGACAattacctttggtcttcattagaGGTATTCTGACAGCCCAACATTATGCTAATAAGACCCTGCAAACCAGTGACTCTACATTTTCTGGTgagctattccaacaggacaatacttgtccacatactgctgctatctCAAGAGCTTGTGTAGAAGACAGGGTCTCTgctggtccttaaaaagtcttaaattaaaatctgggttattaaccatttactgtaaatttgctgtaggcaTTCCATTTTCAGACGGTCTGTTTAATTACGGTGGGAAAGCACATGTTAACATGAGTGGCAATTTAGCTAATGTTACTTTCAAGAGAACTAATGCTAGAGGAGAGCTAACTAACGTTTAtggagagagaactaatgttagcggagcgctagctaacattagtggcaatgTAGCTAACGTTATtctggagagaactaaggttagcgcagaccTAGCTTACattagagagctagctaatattagcggcgagctagctaacattagcggcaagtacgctaacgttaccagggagctagctaatattagcggggagctagctaacgttaccagggagctagctaacattagcatgcACATGCATGATGATTATTGCATGACATCTTTAGGAACCTCTGCAACTACATGCAGAGATGCATTAAACAAATGTGTTACCCACTACTTTTCTGTGagtgtaaatgtttaattattaattgttcCTATAGTTACCTTTATCCTTCCTCTGAGTAGCAACTATGTGTTATGATGAGTGTAGTAAAAATTTAATTGAAATGTAAGGAAATTAAATTATGTATATTACTGCTGCTCATGAAAACCTGCATCTCCGTTTTTAACcgttttatattttttagttctcgccattagatagatagatacatagatagatactttatttatcccaaaggaaatttagggaattatttttgtcattattattatttttttatcattattcaAACCCTGTAGCTTGTCAGTACACTTTGTATAGAATGGTATATAAATAGACtaataattaatattacttaatgTAAATTCTTCTTTTATATAACTTTccatttaaaatagataattttcCTGCAAAGTCACCATtggagatacagtaccagtcaaaggttggacacaccttttcattccatgtttttattctttttttctacgTTGTAAATTATTACTGACAATGCAGACAATGCAGACAATGAAGGAGCACAaaataaatcatgtagtaacttaaaattgttaaacaaaccaaaatactctgtatagcatttagatgctcttatctggggtgctgttttttgtttgctaaataattccctatgtttttcttcatagtttggatgactttagtctTACTCTACaaggcagaacattttaaataatcactgaatttaaggtgtgtccaaactattgactggtactgcacATGTTTTTAaatggacagtgatgatattccAGCGTGTCTTTAAGATACAAGGTGTCTGTGTGTCCTGCAGCCCTGCGGAGCCGTGCTGGACGATCCATCATAAACGGAAACTGGGCCATCGACCGGCCAGGAAAGTACGAGGGAGGGGGGACCATGTTCACATACCGGCGGCCCAATGAAATCAGCAGCACAGCTGGAGAGTCCTTTCTGGCAGAGGGGCCGACCAATGAAGTCCTGGACGTCTATGTGAGTGACTGTGGACAATTTTGTAATGCTTCATGTAGTCAATAAACAACAGGTAATGCTGATATATTGATATAAGTATTGCACAATTTAGTTTTTCCATAATAgatttttaaaacacagtattgattttttaattattattgtaccacagttagttccgaccctgcattgtgattggctgagaggcgttctataagagccgttatcagctggtaatgcactgaaaCCAAAGCTCTCCCTGTATTATATCGCAAAAATATTTCACACGATAAAACTTCATATAATGAAATAGTGATATTCTTGAAAGATGTccgttttgtatttgtttttatccatttaatgtatttttagttGTTTGCATTTTAAATCCACTTCATtgctttattgtattattatgttGTACAAAACTGAGGTCTTGTTTATGGAACAGACAAACACTTTTAGATTATTTTCTATTGTTATTTCTACTGAACATATGAAGCTGTtaaatttatactaaataaagttttagatgtattttgttgcagcagtATATCCTAACATAGAGTATAAATCTGAAAATCTACCAATTATTCAATGTTGATGGCTCTATCCTCTGTGTTTTTAATACTGTAGATGATCTACCAGCAGCCCAATCCTGGAGTGCATTATGAATACATCCTTCCATCAGAAAACTCAGTTTTGCAGGGCAGTGCAGATGATGGTGAGTCAAATGAGTCTTTTTAACTTGAATATAAACTTTAATTAAGCAGTTTTTGATGATTTGTTACAATGATTTGTATGTcaatacatttaatatgtattaaCATATTTAGTGTGTATTCTATTAATATTAACCAACAGTTAATATTCTAATCCTGGATATGAAAATGCCCTAGAATATAGAGAGGTTTTGTCAAATGAACGGACCTTCTAGAGCCAACAACATAAAGCTGTTGGCACCATGTATAATGTCAGGTGTGGGCCAGAGGGTTTTAtacacagttagttctgacctcacaatctgattggttaagaagtgttctagccatgctaatatatgtgataacatcacggccttctcacactaaacttgtgtCACTCTACCGACGCGTTGCCAAATAAtagcgtatacacacaggacacccgcagcagcgttagcttagcacagtctagcgctcagccgcggcacccTCGCCTGCAGCCCACAGCCCGCAGAGCTGgctcatcttttgtggaaaaaagggaaagaactTCGCTCAGTTACTGccatctgacagccagaacgctaaccatccaggctaggctaagctacgctaatgctgagctaaagcaagctacgctaacctaaccacagtccagccggctagctaaaaccaacaccacccagcaaaacaggcagaaatgctcaaaaaatgcgcagtgTTCACCTAAAGACGACTCCACaaacaggagaggagagtattagagTTATTTCAcactcctaacgttaccatcttcacttattcccaattttgatatcaagctaactttcgtggtgttagtctgtatgaaccatacacagttttgtagttaagtttcagttctgttacagttgttgtggaactactttttggcggaaggcacagtccatattaaagcatattcaaactgaatttttttttaattctttgatttattttctttattcattttgtaaaaaaataaactgttgtataaaagcaatagaacacgagagggagtgtgttatccgTTATTCTGTTAGTGCTTTAGAATAGTTATGAAGAACTGTGATGACCCTGATAACATGATAGATGGTTATCATACCATAAAAAGCTCACACCAGTGCAACCCTAGTATCAGTTGGGATTCACAGCAGTCTGAATGAATGTTTCAGCAGGTAACACAGTGACCAGTGAAACAGGATATGATCAGTACGGTCGGACGTCTCAGGAAGGATACGAACAAGGAGGAGGACACAGGTACCCTCCTCACACACCCGACAACCAGGTACCTGCAGCCCAGCCCCCACGCAGACAGAGAGAGCATAACTGGAAACTTATTGGAACAACTGACTGCAGCGCCTCCTGTGGCAGAGGTGAGAACTGTGGGTCTTCTTACTGCGGTAGCTGGTATGCTTCTGTTCTACAGTGAAGAAAAACCAAGTACAGTACCAATCCCcttctcatttctttatttattttacgtggatttcattttccagcaggacttggcacactgcccacactgccaaaagtaccaattggtcttatatcatattcaaattttctaagacaaagattttttgggttttcattagctgtaagcatcacataatcatcaacaataaaaatactcaaaaacacttaaaatagattactctgtgtgtaatacatctatatatattaatttcacattttgaactgaattactgaaataaactaagtttttttttattatattctaattgtttaaagatgcactagtatataataTGAAACGGGTGGTTGCAGTTTCACATTTTTGATCACATTAAATTGAATATTTTACGTTAATTACAGTAACTGAATGATTATTTGATCTGCCCGAGTGGTTTGGTATATTAGTCCTAAAGGCACatcataatgtattatttaaaatagtGAGCCTTTAATGAACAAATAGCTTTTTAATGAACATTGTGACCCTGTGTATTTGCTCTGCAGGTAGCAGGTATACTGTGTTTGGCTGTGTTCACCGCATCACTCACGACCGTGTGTCGGACACTCTGTGTGACAGCAGTACCAAGCCCAGCGCTCAGGAGGAGCCCTGCAACGTCCAGCCATGCCCTGCATTGTGAGAACCCTCAAGTACTCTCTAAAGACGTACTGTCAGTGTGTCATATAGTACACTtacacatatataacaatataacaagtACTAATAAAAATCATTCGTTTGATTTTACATGTATTTCTTTTGTAAtgacattaaacaataaaagtaCGAGGATAGTGGATTTCTTCCAcagtaaaacacttaaaatatttttacatattagatcttaacatttaatataatatctaaattctgtaattgagtattttttattcaaatggtAGATTTTATGATTGTAATAAAGCAGCAGAACTGCTACCGttcctgcaaagccacatatGGTTGCTAAGAACAGGGTGTCTGGAAGGTCCCTGGTTCCTTTCTGGCTATAATAGCTTTTGCTGATTATCTGAGCAAGCATGGTGCTGCCAGTGGTGCTGATGCAAACTCAGTGTTCATCTGCTCATTCATGCatcattaaaccaaaaaaaaacacagaatcctcactaaaatcaccagattcatccactctgaaaagaGATGTTTTAATAGTACAATTGAGCATggtctgtgcaattacacatttttgcCAAAGGCTtccagactgtcactttaatttcTACCCGAATAATCATGCTCAGGTTTACAGAGGTTTACAGTGATTGCAGCAGATGCTGCTGCTGaatgagtttaatccagtcacaccatatggacattattcaaccacttagttCTTAATTCTTTACACCATCACTTTCCCAACCTCATTTACTTTCAAGtacagttactcatgattgggtattcacatattcacttctcAGAAATATTTTGTAACATATGCATATTTAAATTGATATTTCTTTGGCACATCATtcacttttataatcaatgtcattgcaccttgcactttgctctgttaattatttatttgaccataagcaacatctactgcactgctctgtttacagatagatctttacgtTGTATAataagttttttatagccttatatattttctattcttctttgttttaatttatgtttaatatgtttcttattgtattgtgttgttgctgctgatCTATCTGATTAAGGATTCGTCTGTTCTACATGTTGAGTATGTTTCTTGTGTTTCTTGTATTTGCAGTTGGGATATTGGCGAGTGGTCAGAGTGCAGTAAGACGTGTGGCCTCGGCATGCAGCACCGTCAGATCCTCTGCCGCCAGGTTTACGCCAACCGCACCCTCAACGTGCAGTCCAGCCGCTGCCGCCACCTCGAGCGCCCCGAGAGTAGCGGCACCTGCCAAATGAAGATCTGCAGCGAGTGGCAGATCCGCTCCGAGTGGAGCCCTGTGAGTGGCCAGTCAGTTCAGTCACTGATTGAGTTTTTATATAGCAGACCTGTTCACAGCTCTGCTCTTATATTGATGGATCCTGTTGACTTCTTGAACTAAAAAGGCTGCTCAATGATGATCATTCGTTTCACAAACCTTTAGCTAGATAAAGTGATTCAGATTGTAATTTAGATCATTTTATCAAACTTGGATCTGAATTCACTTATGAGCTGAATATACCAgatatcccaagttgcaaaagttgatttcagggaggttaccccccccccccaacccgccaaaaaaaaaaaaaaaaaaaaaaaaaaaaaacttgcacacacaccaaaggataaagaaactatacttttatattaattaattttaatttagagtattcagaggtgaaatgagtttcatctttttactttttggaaggcactgcctctgctttccttttttttttttttttttttttttttggaaaaaaagcctttatttgacaaaaattgacagttacaatatcacaaaaaattgaacaacatttcatatcatattacaataattattaatattgcctccgccatgatctgctttctcccACTCACTGAactcccgtccgggaggggggagaAAAACTGccctcccacactaaaaactggttggctgtctcacagactctttgcagagaacaggccaatcagaaccctctctgttttctctctctccttcccacacgcgattagagaaaaaaagtctgtggcctgtgtgagCGTttgtggggcactcgttctgaattccgggagattttatgtgactcgcgggcatcagggagccactaccgaaatgcgggagactcccgcagcttcagggagacttggtttgtctgatatAAAGTGATGCTTGAAAGTGTGTGAACCCTTTTGAatgttctgtatttctgcataactTTGACCTTAAACATCTTCAGATTGCAAGTCCCAAAAGTAGtcaaagagaacccagttaaataaATCAGACAAAAATGTTATACTTCCAGAAAAAGACTTGTTGAagtatatgtaaaatatgtaatattggatcattttccttaataaataaatgagccagtataatatttttgtcgtatttgtttcactgggttttctttatctacttttatgaCTTTTATAAAAGGTCCAGAAACTTTAAAGCACCACTGTACCCCACTGTAGGGGTGTGACAGCAATACcatgtatcagtgtgtgtttatttatgtcaTATATATGCGTATATGTGGGCTGTGTGTGTGGTCCTAGTGCTCGGTGCCCTGTGGGGTGGGTCAGAGGTCGCGGGAGGTGCGCTGCGTCAGTAACGTGGGTGATTTTGTGGAGGATGAGGAGTGTAACATGAAGCTTCGTCCCAGCGATGCGGAGAACTGTGACATGGGACCGTGTGCAAAGAGCTGGTTCCACACAGACTGGGCCAACAGAGTGAGTACAGCTCCAGCAACCACACCCTGCACTTTATCATTATCATCTGAATATTCATTTTCATCAATGTTATATAGCATCCTAAATGTAATAATACAAATGATTAACATGTGAAACAGTGTAATCTGTTGATGCTGTGTATTTTATCTtgatctttatctctctctctctctctctctctctctctcagtgctctgCAGAGTGTGGGATGGGTGTACGGAGTCGTAGTGTGGTTTGTCTTATTAACCACATCAGCAGTCTGCCTCTAGAAGGCTGTGGGTCAGAGCGCCCCCCAGAGGTTCAGGCCTGCAACAACAGGCCCTGTGAGAGCCGCACTGAGTGGTTCACTGGGCCGTGGGGTCAGGTGAGCAAAGGACAGCTTCTGAAATGTGAAAATACATATTCAAGTGTAGTTTtgaatacatacacactacagtTGTGACGAGACACTATACacatgagacgagacgagacaagatttaaaaataaagttttaaagaaaacgtcaaaaatgaaaaatggcctGAAagcttttatttgacaaaatcatataacgcaaacttaacagactggtttctctcacacattgatacaataagaaatagaaataagaataagaattaaaaattaaaaataaaacttttctaggtcttatatagtgcaaacaataagtgtaaaccacaatcagtcatattaagcctatgg harbors:
- the LOC103024772 gene encoding thrombospondin type-1 domain-containing protein 4 isoform X4; amino-acid sequence: MLSVLALLLLLGLHTRILVKPWPQSPGCDEFLGSGKEMDKCGVCGGDNTACKLVSGMFQHSLSKVGYHKIVEIPEGATKINVTEMVKSQNYLALRSRAGRSIINGNWAIDRPGKYEGGGTMFTYRRPNEISSTAGESFLAEGPTNEVLDVYMIYQQPNPGVHYEYILPSENSVLQGSADDAGNTVTSETGYDQYGRTSQEGYEQGGGHRYPPHTPDNQVPAAQPPRRQREHNWKLIGTTDCSASCGRGSRYTVFGCVHRITHDRVSDTLCDSSTKPSAQEEPCNVQPCPAFWDIGEWSECSKTCGLGMQHRQILCRQVYANRTLNVQSSRCRHLERPESSGTCQMKICSEWQIRSEWSPCSVPCGVGQRSREVRCVSNVGDFVEDEECNMKLRPSDAENCDMGPCAKSWFHTDWANRCSAECGMGVRSRSVVCLINHISSLPLEGCGSERPPEVQACNNRPCESRTEWFTGPWGQCSAECGTGSQQRAVVCLMKSDEGYNVMPPYECSSLDKPLGQQSCHMKACGAKWYYTSWSACSKTCEGGFRVREVRCLSDEMTPSEGCEEGLKPEEKEECNTQPCVPQIDENCRDKYFNCNVVGQARLCVYNYYKMACCASCTRVAQRQSASRSYR